From Woronichinia naegeliana WA131, the proteins below share one genomic window:
- a CDS encoding TIGR04282 family arsenosugar biosynthesis glycosyltransferase: MNLSHHLLIFTRYPEIGKTKTRLIPLLGAKGAADLHRTLTEQTVSMVKQQQQTAPIKITIYFSGGNQALMQAWLGTDLEYCPQSHGDLGQKMQQAVLRSFSQGASRVIIIGTDCPDLTGDILETAFQSLENVDIAIGPAQDGGYYLLGLRYPIPELFDHIDWGTERVLTQTQTHIAQKHYKTYYLPVLRDIDRPEDWLIWIKTKDSNTLF; this comes from the coding sequence ATGAACCTATCCCATCACCTCTTGATTTTTACCCGTTATCCTGAAATTGGTAAAACGAAAACCCGTTTGATTCCCCTTTTAGGCGCAAAGGGAGCAGCCGATTTGCATCGTACCCTAACGGAACAGACCGTCAGTATGGTCAAACAGCAACAACAAACCGCCCCGATCAAAATCACAATTTATTTTTCTGGGGGAAATCAGGCTTTGATGCAGGCCTGGCTAGGGACAGACCTTGAATATTGTCCTCAAAGCCATGGAGATTTAGGACAAAAAATGCAGCAGGCTGTTTTAAGGTCTTTTTCTCAGGGGGCTAGTCGTGTGATTATAATTGGCACAGATTGTCCTGATCTGACGGGGGACATTCTAGAAACGGCCTTTCAATCTTTAGAAAATGTTGATATTGCGATCGGACCGGCTCAAGATGGAGGCTATTATCTCCTCGGTTTGCGCTATCCAATCCCTGAACTTTTTGATCATATTGATTGGGGAACCGAACGGGTTTTGACTCAAACCCAAACGCACATTGCCCAAAAACATTACAAAACTTATTATTTACCAGTTCTCAGAGACATTGATCGTCCTGAAGATTGGCTTATATGGATTAAAACCAAAGATTCTAACACTTTATTTTGA